A part of Helicobacter himalayensis genomic DNA contains:
- a CDS encoding TolC family protein, translating to MHFRIFLLIFIVIFSACTTKIPTLQEIESKNHIPQTFRNHTKTDSPQNAQNLQDAQNPQSKDSKTPQNSAQTSKKFKADSHLKQFSLLFNDKDLEKLLTIALERNSDVLIMISRIEQAKAQAKINTASLLPTINTGLNTNYTDRRTQSQNLAVRPGTNSVNASLSMSWELDLFGKLNALRKSSKQAHKQAQSNLANTQLTLIGDVATYYFSLLDNAFSIAQNKDLLKNLEEIQSISKQKYESGLIDINTHKSAIVNTTTQKNSLENALYTFEQNKNALLVLLDMNAQELDSYMDFSLPRTIEIAEFDIDALPSEVILQRPDVESSIYALYSQLYKETNANAARLPSISLNGSIGELLYSNTTGNSLVFQIANSITTPLFNRTGLKQNYIIQQELSKEAYYTLQKAINTALGEMENALFDKASKKKQAQNLSLALDLSQEAWQIDTQRQANGMIDRSEFLTNENTYLSMRSQFHTSQINEAISMVMLFKAFGGALWIVDFQTQDSMPKNAQRTQEIESNSPSLETKD from the coding sequence TTGCATTTTAGAATCTTTTTGCTTATCTTTATTGTTATATTCTCGGCTTGCACGACAAAAATCCCCACACTACAAGAGATAGAAAGCAAAAATCATATCCCGCAGACTTTTAGGAATCACACAAAAACAGATTCCCCGCAAAATGCGCAAAATCTACAAGACGCACAGAATCCACAAAGTAAAGATTCCAAAACCCCACAAAATAGCGCGCAAACTAGCAAAAAGTTTAAGGCAGATTCTCATCTCAAACAATTTAGCCTGCTTTTTAATGACAAAGATTTAGAAAAACTCCTAACAATCGCGCTGGAGCGCAATAGCGATGTGCTTATAATGATTTCACGAATCGAGCAAGCAAAAGCGCAGGCAAAAATCAATACCGCAAGCCTTTTGCCTACAATCAACACTGGACTTAACACCAACTACACCGATAGACGCACGCAAAGTCAGAATCTCGCCGTGCGCCCGGGCACAAACTCCGTAAATGCAAGCCTTAGTATGAGCTGGGAACTTGATTTGTTTGGTAAGCTCAATGCGCTACGCAAATCAAGCAAGCAAGCTCACAAACAAGCCCAAAGCAACCTCGCAAATACACAACTCACGCTCATTGGCGATGTGGCGACATATTATTTTAGTTTGCTTGATAATGCCTTTAGTATCGCACAAAACAAGGACTTACTAAAAAATCTCGAGGAAATACAGAGTATCAGCAAGCAAAAGTATGAATCCGGACTTATTGATATAAACACCCACAAAAGTGCGATAGTAAATACCACCACGCAAAAAAATAGCTTAGAAAATGCGCTTTATACTTTCGAGCAAAACAAAAACGCGTTGCTTGTATTACTTGATATGAACGCGCAAGAGCTAGATTCTTATATGGATTTTTCCCTGCCACGCACTATTGAAATAGCAGAATTTGACATTGACGCACTTCCAAGCGAAGTGATTTTACAACGTCCCGATGTGGAATCTAGCATTTACGCGCTGTATTCCCAACTCTACAAAGAGACAAACGCAAATGCCGCAAGACTACCTAGCATTTCGCTTAATGGCTCAATTGGAGAGTTGCTTTATAGTAACACCACGGGGAATTCTCTTGTATTTCAAATCGCAAATTCTATCACCACGCCTTTATTTAATCGCACAGGCTTAAAGCAAAACTACATAATCCAGCAAGAGCTAAGCAAAGAGGCTTACTACACCTTGCAAAAGGCGATAAACACCGCGCTTGGTGAAATGGAAAACGCACTTTTTGATAAAGCTTCCAAAAAAAAGCAGGCGCAAAATCTCTCCCTAGCACTTGATCTAAGCCAAGAGGCGTGGCAAATTGATACCCAAAGGCAGGCAAATGGAATGATTGACAGAAGTGAGTTTCTAACTAATGAAAACACATATCTTTCAATGCGCTCTCAATTCCACACTTCGCAAATCAATGAGGCAATTTCAATGGTGATGTTATTTAAAGCATTTGGCGGGGCGTTGTGGATCGTGGATTTTCAAACACAAGATTCTATGCCAAAAAACGCGCAACGCACACAAGAGATAGAATCTAACTCGCCCTCTTTAGAGACAAAGGATTAA
- a CDS encoding DUF6056 family protein, with the protein MQLSRTQIKNFFLLFLMLFTPLFILNILFPSQSDDLGAFGGGDKGFFNSYFTWNGRFGENLYTGFLAQFNQSIIFDVINAIVGALFFIITFILYFGRLPQNRLDSYSFMLLCLLCMLFSVFGATFLWGAGSLNYLWGISFIVLFLLPFRFFWADFMRENSLGYCSFNFTQCFYAICLLPLAVVAGMSSEVAGLILSGILFLSLVFAVYKKIKLPLWYIFGAFGFWCGYIILYLSPGSRARAQGLEGFLSVGDFLNLSFFEQIIRINSAFRHFYSDAFVAFLLIFCITYLVLKGKFNKYSFLYLPVFVLVLAVIKNVSALPFYILTLYLIYSLRERDERFLVIFWLFFVWVMSACILTFTENLAHRARFADNLLLFLSIILIFRIFYQKSLKPYIYERTLGALFSVCLVVVFANFSLMAYNWNLLKQDIARQKSQGIEDVVVSEKYFVCLKKFKGWDNPQENPEYWVNPAYAKHFGAKSFSVRPEK; encoded by the coding sequence ATGCAGCTTTCACGCACACAGATTAAGAATTTTTTCTTGCTTTTTCTTATGCTTTTTACACCTTTATTTATTCTAAATATTTTATTTCCCTCCCAAAGTGATGACTTAGGGGCATTTGGGGGGGGGGATAAAGGATTCTTCAATTCTTATTTTACTTGGAATGGACGTTTTGGTGAGAATCTTTACACGGGATTTCTTGCGCAGTTTAATCAAAGCATAATTTTTGATGTAATCAATGCAATTGTGGGCGCGCTCTTTTTTATTATCACTTTTATTTTGTATTTTGGGAGATTGCCGCAAAATAGGCTTGATTCTTACTCATTTATGTTGCTTTGTCTTTTGTGTATGCTTTTTTCTGTTTTTGGCGCGACTTTTTTGTGGGGAGCTGGGAGTTTAAATTATTTATGGGGAATTTCTTTCATTGTCTTGTTTTTGCTTCCCTTTAGATTCTTTTGGGCGGATTTTATGCGAGAAAATTCACTAGGTTATTGTTCTTTTAATTTTACGCAGTGCTTTTATGCAATTTGCTTGCTTCCGCTTGCTGTGGTTGCTGGAATGTCAAGCGAAGTGGCGGGTTTGATACTTTCAGGGATACTTTTTCTTAGCCTTGTGTTTGCTGTGTATAAAAAAATCAAACTGCCTCTTTGGTATATCTTTGGCGCGTTTGGTTTTTGGTGTGGGTATATTATCCTTTATCTTTCTCCGGGTTCAAGGGCTAGAGCTCAAGGATTGGAGGGATTTTTAAGTGTTGGGGATTTTCTAAATCTTTCATTTTTCGAGCAGATTATTCGTATAAATTCCGCTTTTAGGCATTTTTATAGTGATGCGTTCGTGGCATTTTTACTGATATTTTGCATAACTTATCTTGTTTTGAAGGGTAAATTTAACAAATATAGCTTTTTGTATTTGCCTGTTTTTGTGTTGGTGCTTGCCGTGATTAAAAATGTGAGTGCGCTTCCATTTTATATTTTAACTTTGTATTTGATTTATTCACTTAGGGAAAGAGATGAGAGATTTTTAGTGATTTTTTGGCTGTTTTTTGTTTGGGTGATGAGTGCGTGTATTCTTACTTTTACTGAAAATCTTGCACATAGAGCGCGCTTTGCTGATAATCTTTTGTTGTTTTTATCCATTATTTTAATATTTAGAATATTTTATCAAAAAAGCCTTAAGCCCTATATTTATGAAAGGACATTAGGCGCGTTGTTTTCTGTGTGTTTGGTCGTAGTTTTTGCTAATTTCTCACTTATGGCATACAATTGGAATCTACTAAAGCAAGATATTGCAAGGCAAAAATCACAAGGCATTGAAGATGTTGTTGTGAGTGAAAAATATTTTGTATGTCTTAAAAAATTTAAAGGTTGGGACAATCCGCAAGAAAATCCAGAATATTGGGTAAATCCAGCCTATGCAAAGCATTTTGGTGCGAAAAGCTTTTCTGTGCGCCCAGAAAAATAA
- a CDS encoding HesA/MoeB/ThiF family protein, whose translation MLEFNDSQMKRYSRHLILQGVGVTGQKKLANAKVLIVGAGGLGSPSALYLAAAGVGEIGIVDDDKVELSNLQRQIIHTTASLDTPKVQSAKERLNALNPEVCVQTYHTRICAENILDIIAPYDLVLEGSDNFGTKFLVNDACVLAKKPLVFGGILRFSGQCMSIKPFQSACYACVFDSPPPADSVPSCASAGVLGAIAGMLGTIQAAEALKIIIGIGNPLFDKILSFDALDMNFRKITIAKNPHCRVCSGEGIKVLSDYKQESCWEL comes from the coding sequence ATGCTTGAGTTTAATGATTCGCAAATGAAGCGCTATTCACGGCATTTGATTTTGCAAGGCGTGGGCGTTACGGGGCAAAAAAAGCTAGCAAACGCAAAGGTGCTAATTGTCGGTGCTGGTGGGCTCGGCTCGCCTAGCGCGCTGTATTTGGCGGCAGCTGGCGTAGGAGAGATAGGAATTGTAGATGATGATAAAGTCGAGCTAAGCAATTTACAGCGTCAGATTATCCACACAACCGCCTCTCTTGACACACCAAAAGTGCAAAGTGCCAAAGAACGTCTTAATGCGCTCAATCCTGAAGTGTGCGTGCAGACCTATCATACTAGAATCTGCGCGGAAAACATCTTAGATATTATCGCGCCTTATGACCTTGTGCTTGAAGGAAGCGATAACTTTGGAACAAAGTTTCTTGTCAATGATGCGTGTGTGCTGGCTAAAAAACCTTTGGTGTTTGGCGGAATTTTGCGCTTTAGCGGACAATGTATGAGTATCAAGCCATTTCAAAGCGCGTGCTATGCGTGCGTGTTTGATTCCCCGCCGCCTGCAGATTCTGTCCCAAGCTGTGCGAGTGCCGGTGTGCTAGGGGCAATTGCTGGAATGCTAGGAACTATCCAAGCTGCCGAAGCACTAAAAATCATCATAGGCATAGGGAATCCGCTTTTTGACAAAATCTTAAGCTTTGATGCGCTGGATATGAACTTCCGCAAAATCACAATCGCCAAGAATCCGCATTGTCGCGTATGTAGCGGTGAAGGCATAAAAGTTTTAAGCGATTATAAGCAAGAATCTTGCTGGGAGTTATAA
- a CDS encoding alpha-1,2-fucosyltransferase, with amino-acid sequence MKIVELSCGLGNQMFQYAFALSLKHHFNMPILLDRSLYDNPEHKEHPPLSLDIFPITLPYATQEQKLKAKKSWLARKVLKKCGLPLLAPYCVFDYNPKLLQKKSYSYYTGFFQNPLYFSDISLAIKNAFTPPPITSPINKAILAEILNSKESTFLHIRRGDYLGINWELGIDYYKRALKELLKRVENPSIFVFCVDKDFAQNFDIGYPITIVQSDYSLHYEDMILMAHCKHGILANSTYSWWAAYLISNPHKVIIAPSPWIHSIQGSDNIICQSWIKVSSQEQ; translated from the coding sequence ATGAAAATTGTCGAATTGAGCTGTGGATTAGGCAATCAAATGTTTCAGTATGCTTTTGCCTTGAGTTTAAAACACCATTTTAATATGCCCATATTACTTGATAGAAGTCTTTATGACAATCCAGAACACAAAGAGCACCCGCCCTTAAGCCTTGATATATTTCCCATTACTCTGCCCTATGCTACACAAGAGCAAAAGCTTAAAGCAAAGAAGTCTTGGCTTGCGCGTAAGGTTCTGAAAAAATGTGGTTTGCCACTTTTAGCACCATATTGTGTTTTTGACTATAATCCAAAGCTTCTACAAAAAAAGTCATACTCTTACTATACGGGCTTTTTTCAGAATCCTCTCTATTTTTCAGACATCTCTTTAGCCATTAAGAATGCATTTACCCCCCCCCCCATTACAAGCCCGATAAACAAAGCCATACTCGCAGAGATTCTTAATTCCAAAGAAAGCACTTTTTTGCATATCCGCAGAGGTGATTATTTAGGAATCAATTGGGAGCTTGGGATAGATTATTATAAGCGAGCGCTCAAAGAGCTACTGAAAAGAGTAGAAAATCCAAGCATTTTTGTATTTTGTGTGGATAAGGATTTTGCACAAAACTTTGATATAGGCTACCCTATTACGATTGTGCAAAGTGATTACTCTTTGCATTATGAAGATATGATACTTATGGCACATTGCAAGCACGGCATACTTGCTAATAGCACTTATAGTTGGTGGGCTGCCTATCTCATATCTAATCCTCATAAAGTCATCATCGCCCCAAGCCCTTGGATACACAGCATACAAGGAAGCGACAATATCATTTGTCAATCGTGGATAAAGGTAAGCTCACAGGAACAATAA